The Vairimorpha necatrix chromosome 1, complete sequence genome contains a region encoding:
- a CDS encoding syntaxin: protein MERLTTTSKRINDNLKSLEEYSEAYKALTQRFSGSTFLDQQKEKTLLDKIQEIGNKFKNLSKSTKEKIFSLADLAKDAPIKEKEIIEWHISGHSKKLIKITNLFREYTFTYKKNVEERTKNLYKTANINASDKQIDKYLSSPNSGIKINSFFSLKSKINEANRRQQELKNIQELTEEVTAITKMVSDLTYQQSVNVDMFGDDMIDIENHMVKSNTELTKTLKYKIRRKKFWRNVILFLFLCLMIWTVYYAIKDNWFGWKNNFKQEE from the coding sequence ATGGAAAGATTAACAACGACATCAAAAAGAATTAATGACAATTTAAAATCCTTAGAAGAATATTCTGAAGCATATAAAGCTTTAACACAGAGATTCAGTGGATCTACATTTCTTGATCAACAGAAAGAGAAAACGTTATTAGATAAAATCCAAGAAATTggaaacaaatttaaaaatttgagtAAATCGaccaaagaaaaaatattcagtTTGGCTGATTTGGCCAAAGATGCGCCAATAAAGGAAAAGGAGATTATTGAATGGCATATTAGTGGTCATTctaagaaattaataaaaataacaaatttattcaGAGAATACActtttacatataaaaagaatgtaGAAGAAAGAACAAAGAATCTCTACAAAACTGCAAATATCAATGCGTCAGATAAACAAATAGACAAATATTTAAGCAGTCCAAATTCGggaataaaaattaattcatttttttcattgaaGAGTAAAATTAATGAAGCCAATCGCAGACAACAAGAACTAAAGAATATTCAAGAATTAACAGAAGAAGTCACAGCAATCACAAAAATGGTCTCTGATTTGACATATCAACAAAGTGTGAATGTTGACATGTTTGGGGATGACATGATTGATATAGAAAATCATATGGTCAAATCAAATACAGAATTGACTAAgactttaaaatataaaataagacGAAAAAAGTTCTGGAGaaatgtaattttatttctgtTTCTGTGTCTTATGATTTGGACTGTGTATTACGCAATAAAAGACAACTGGTTCGGTtggaaaaataatttcaagCAGGAGgagtaa
- a CDS encoding CHY zinc finger domain-containing protein, whose amino-acid sequence MGNFTKTNRTIKKDNCYLIYLNIPKDCIYEVSNIIIEFNLEENEIKILSDDIPDEIKSRMASFYCGDIDKFIRKIEENLDIFLSGKEPEKDPHVQNIENEDKIISLPDKFVYPTQNVNINTLEIEISKKGIYFFIAKNINIQVNCKKCKKSSDLVNSKKCTCGNLLKCNFIPTLNSEVLGSLFLDNCTFLHLNPTNFQFNCENCFSNYQSNKIGINTKFRMDCWKCNNLLSFNLKKLIFVEKKTQTFKIGSELPQKGACKHYKRSYRWFRFPCCKSVYPCDICHDAENNHQSQFANKMICGFCSKEQSVKSNCDCGMDLKKSTTFWEGGKGSRNKATMSKKDSKKYTK is encoded by the coding sequence ATGGgaaattttactaaaacAAATCGAACTATAAAAAAGGATAATTGTTATTTGATTTATCTAAACATACCAAAGGATTGTATTTATGAAGTTTCAAATATCATAATAGAATTTAATCTCGAAGAGAATGAGATTAAAATACTTTCTGATGATATACCCGACGAAATAAAGTCAAGAATGGCTAGTTTTTACTGTGGCGATATTGACAAGTTTATTCGCAAAATTGAAGAAAATCttgacatttttttaagtggCAAAGAGCCAGAAAAAGATCCTCATGttcaaaatatagaaaatgaagataaaattatttcactGCCtgataaatttgtttatccAACACAAAATGTCAATATAAACACATTAGAAATAGAAATCTCTAAAAAaggaatttatttttttatagctaaaaatattaatattcaagtaaattgtaaaaaatgtaaaaaatccTCGGATCTtgtaaattcaaaaaagtGTACTTGTGGGAATCTCTTGAAATGCAATTTTATACCAACTTTGAATAGTGAAGTTTTAGGCAgtctttttttagataattgCACATTTTTGCATTTAAATCCTACAAATTTCCAATTTAACTGCGAGAATTGCTTTTCGAATTACCAAAGCAATAAAATTGGAATAAACACGAAATTCCGTATGGATTGTTGGAAATGTAATAATTTgctttcttttaatttaaaaaaacttatttttGTAGAAAAGAAAACTCAAACATTCAAAATTGGTTCCGAGTTGCCGCAAAAAGGCGCTTGTAAACATTATAAGAGATCTTATAGATGGTTTAGATTTCCATGTTGTAAATCTGTTTATCCTTGTGATATTTGTCATGACGCAGAAAATAATCATCAATCACAGTTTGCTAATAAAATGATCTGCGGCTTTTGCTCCAAAGAGCAGTCAGTGAAAAGTAATTGTGACTGTGGCATGGACCTAAAAAAGTCTACGACATTTTGGGAAGGAGGAAAAGGGTCACGTAACAAAGCCACAATGAGTAAAAAagatagtaaaaaatatactaaATGA
- a CDS encoding tRNA (guanine-N(7)-)-methyltransferase (TRMB), with translation MEGNISKRDYRQRAHSNPFKDSEITIPSSPASVDWSHRFQNGLPPSFLDIGCGYGKFLMKEGTHNILGLEIRDKVFEYVKAKISELNLTTCSVMKTNALLFLPNIFHKYSLDKIFILFPDPHFKRRKQKGRVVCRQMIHIYEYLLSSKGRLYISTDVVSLFEDMKETILGSNLFIQIFDEVDPYYEKTFKDTDEALRAGVKTGATYAGIFIKK, from the coding sequence ATGGAGGGCAATATTTCTAAGAGAGATTATAGGCAGAGAGCACATTCAAATCCATTTAAAGATTCCGAAATAACAATACCTTCTTCTCCTGCTTCTGTAGATTGGTCACACCGTTTTCAAAATGGACTTCCACCAtcttttttagatattgGTTGCGGATATGGAAAATTTCTAATGAAAGAAGGTACGCACAATATCTTAGGATTAGAAATTAGAGATAAAGTATTTGAATATGTAAAGGCCAAGATTTCAGAATTGAATCTTACCACTTGTTCAGTTATGAAAACCAATGCTTTGCTTTTCTTgccaaatatttttcataaatatagtctcgataaaatttttatactttttcCCGATCcacattttaaaagaagaaaacaGAAAGGTAGAGTTGTTTGTAGACAGATGATTCATatttatgaatatttattaagttCTAAGGGTAGATTGTATATTTCCACTGATGTGGTGTCTTTATTTGAAGATATGAAAGAGACTATTTTAGGTagtaatttgtttatacaaatatttgatGAAGTGGATCCGTATTATGAAAAGACTTTTAAAGACACAGATGAGGCATTAAGAGCGGGAGTGAAGACTGGTGCTACGTATGCgggaatttttataaaaaaataa
- a CDS encoding endonuclease gives MVKLIGAHLSIQKGIDQLQNSMEMIDAKCCAMFLKNQKRFTSAPLKLEVIKNFKKNILIPEHIVPHGSYLINLGNPEKITNSYSCLIDDLQRCESLGIKYYNLHPGSDVTKMGKACLDFISEQLNKAMEEVPNVVILLENMAGQGNCVCSKFEEIKHIIDKVKDKKRIGVCFDTCHAFAAGYDIRTKEKFQNVMNHFDEVVGLFYLKAVHLNDSKSALGSRKDRHEQIGKGEIKLEAFEFIMNSEIFENIPMILETPDENEYAKEIKLLESLIKK, from the coding sequence ATGGTGAAATTGATTGGTGCACATTTATCAATTCAAAAAGGGATTGATCAGTTGCAAAATTCTATGGAAATGATTGATGCAAAGTGTTGCGCTATGTTTTTGAAGAATCAGAAAAGATTTACATCTGCTccattaaaattagaagttataaaaaattttaaaaaaaatattttaattccTGAACATATTGTTCCACATGGatcttatttaataaatttaggCAATCCCGagaaaataacaaattCTTATTCTTGTTTGATTGATGATTTACAAAGATGTGAATCTTTAGGAATTAAGTATTATAATCTTCATCCTGGTAGTGATGTGACCAAAATGGGAAAAGCTTGtcttgattttatttctgaGCAATTAAATAAAGCGATGGAAGAAGTTCCAAATGTCgttattttattagaaaatatggCGGGACAAGGAAATTGCGTATGTAGCAAGTTTGAGGAGATTAAACACATTATTGATAAAGTCAAAGACAAAAAAAGGATTGGTGTTTGTTTTGACACGTGTCATGCGTTTGCTGCGGGTTATGACATTAGAACTAAGGAGAAATTCCAGAATGTTATGAATCATTTTGATGAAGTAGTTGGACTTTTCTACTTGAAGGCAGTACATTTAAATGACAGTAAATCCGCGTTAGGTTCTAGAAAAGACAGACATGAACAAATTGGTAAAGGAGAAATTAAATTAGAAGCCTTTGAATTTATTATGAACAGTGAAATATTTGAGAATATTCCTATGATTTTAGAGACTCCGGATGAAAATGAATACGCCAAAGAGATTAAATTACTGGAATCattgattaaaaaataa
- a CDS encoding serine/threonine-protein kinase, with protein MHMEKYKFIEKLGRGTHGTVYLLESPNKKDLVCKSVIEKHLKHAKREVSILSKLSHKRIIKLVEFIQAKGSSFIILEYANRGTLETVISFFIQKNRKATDFLLWSVLSQVSEGLEYLHSKNIIHRDIKPSNILINSIEFNKDEILEFKICDFSLSYQMEDEFVESSIVGTPFYMAPEIINKNKYNTSVDIWGLGVTLYELGTLNKPFQGETRAELYKQIKKQQIKPGFIKDKDLEDLVLQCFRRTNRISAANIIKNYSVRLHLSMLDMKIKDMRIEELEKKIKMLEKKLEWPPTPTNKNI; from the coding sequence aTGCATatggaaaaatataaatttatagaaaaattagGAAGAGGTACACACGGAACTGTGTACCTCTTAGAAAGTCCTAATAAAAAGGATCTAGTCTGTAAATCAGTAATagaaaaacatttaaaacatGCCAAAAGGGAAGTATCTATCCTTAGTAAATTATCCCATAAAAGGATAATCAAACTAGTCGAATTTATCCAGGCAAAAGGATCATCTTTCATAATTCTAGAATACGCCAACAGAGGCACACTGGAAACAGTGatctcattttttatacagaAAAATAGAAAAGCCACAGACTTCTTACTTTGGTCAGTACTGTCTCAAGTATCTGAAGGACTAGAATATCTacattctaaaaatataatacacAGAGATATAAAACCAAGTAACATTCTAATAAACTCAatagaatttaataaagacgaaatattagaatttaaaatctgCGACTTCAGTCTCTCGTACCAAATGGAAGACGAATTTGTAGAATCGTCAATAGTAGGGACACCATTTTATATGGCAccagaaataataaataaaaacaaatataacaCAAGTGTAGATATTTGGGGACTGGGTGTAACTCTTTATGAACTTGGAACACTAAATAAACCATTTCAAGGGGAGACACGAGCAGAATTGTACAAACAAATTAAGAAACAACAAATAAAACCaggatttataaaagataaagaTTTAGAAGATTTGGTATTACAATGTTTTAGAAGAACTAATAGAATATCGGCAgcaaatataataaaaaattatagtgTAAGATTACATTTGTCAATGTTAGatatgaaaattaaagataTGAGAATAgaagaattagaaaaaaaaatcaaaatgttagaaaaaaaactagaATGGCCACCGACGCccacaaataaaaatatttaa
- a CDS encoding ABC transporter E family member 2 (AB2E) — protein MAKNDPNKITRLAIVNYELCKPKECMSECRKACPVNKTGKECIKIDTKAHISEILCIGCSACQKKCPFKAITIVNLPTNLDKDISHRYSANGFKLHRLPVPKFGKVLGLVGTNGIGKSTALKILSGALKPNLGKFDVTPDWATILNNYKGSELHGFFTKTLEGSIKSISKVQYIDRMPKFLKSHFKTEIACGKMSLTIKDVLKKVDEKNKYDYFIEKMGLGDVVNRNLEQLSGGELQRFCIAYTCLQEGDVYIFDEPTSFLDVKQRLAAAREIRNLCEDNKYVIVVEHDLAILDLMCDYGCVLYGQPGAYGVISAPYAIKMAINIFLDGFLPTENMKFRASELKFNISETLDSIVSTRDQYHYPNLKKTYTDFELKVEGGSFSDSEIIVFLGENGMGKTTLVGLISGLIKADENEEFGLLSYSLKPQKIVPKFKGSVRDLFMSKIRSSFVDANFVNEVIKPLDIPYLYDQQIENLSGGELQRIAIAICLGKDANLYLLDEPSAYLDSDQRIAISKVIKRFIYGKKRTAFIVEHDLIVGTYLADKVVVFEGKPGVNSVAHKPMDLHSGMNIFLKNLEITFRRDTSNFRPRVNKPNSAKDRTQKEENKYFF, from the coding sequence ATGGCGAAAAATGatccaaataaaattactaGACTTGCTATTGTAAATTATGAACTTTGTAAACCAAAAGAATGCATGTCTGAATGTAGAAAAGCATGTCCTGTTAATAAAACAGGAAAAGAATGTATTAAAATTGATACTAAAGCTCATATATCTGAGATTCTTTGTATAGGATGTTCTGCGTGCCAAAAGAAATGTCCATTTAAAGCAATTACTATTGTAAATTTGCCTACAAATTTAGACAAGGACATTTCGCACAGATATTCGGCCAATGGTTTTAAACTTCATAGGTTGCCAGTTCCGAAATTCGGAAAAGTATTAGGTTTAGTTGGGACAAATGGAATTGGTAAAAGTACtgctttaaaaattttatcggGGGCATTAAAACCAAATTTAGGAAAATTCGATGTAACGCCGGACTGGGCcacaattttaaataattataaaggATCTGAACTCCATGggttttttacaaaaactCTTGAAGGTTCAATAAAGTCAATTTCTAAAGTTCAATATATTGACAGAATgccaaaatttttaaaaagtcactttaaaacagaaataGCCTGTGGAAAGATGTCTCTGACGATAAaagatgttttaaaaaaagttgatgaaaaaaataaatatgattattttattgaaaaaatggGATTAGGTGATGTTGTAAATAGAAATTTAGAACAGTTAAGTGGAGGAGAATTACAAAGATTTTGCATAGCTTACACTTGTTTACAAGAAGGTGACGTGTACATTTTTGACGAACCAACAAGCTTTTTAGACGTTAAACAGCGACTTGCGGCTGCCAgagaaattagaaatttatgtgaagataataaatatgtaaTTGTAGTAGAACATGATCTCGCAATTTTAGATCTTATGTGTGATTATGGGTGTGTTTTATATGGACAACCAGGTGCATATGGTGTGATCAGTGCACCTTACGCTATTAAAATGgctattaatatttttttagatggTTTTTTACCAACtgaaaatatgaaatttagAGCTTCGGaactaaaatttaatatttctgaGACACTTGATAGTATCGTCTCTACCAGAGATCAATATCATTATCccaatttaaagaaaacatACACCGACTTCGAACTCAAAGTCGAAGGCGGTAGTTTTTCTGACTCGgaaattattgtttttcttGGTGAAAATGGTATGGGCAAAACTACTCTAGTAGGATTAATTTCAGGACTTATTAAAGCTGATGAGAATGAAGAATTTGGTCTATTGTCGTACAGCTTGAAGCCGCAAAAAATTGTACcaaaatttaaaggatCAGTTCGAGATTTATTCATGTCAAAAATTAGATCGTCTTTTGTTGACGCAAATTTTGTTAATGAAGTCATTAAGCCTTTAGATATTCCATATCTTTACGATCAACAAATAGAAAATCTAAGTGGCGGCGAACTGCAAAGAATAGCAATCGCTATTTGTTTGGGCAAAGAtgcaaatttatatttgttagACGAGCCTTCCGCATATTTAGATTCTGATCAGAGAATTGCTATTTctaaagttataaaaagattcaTCTATGGAAAAAAGAGAACTGCTTTCATAGTTGAACATGATTTGATTGTCGGGACTTATTTAGCAGATAAAGTTGTTGTGTTTGAAGGTAAGCCTGGTGTCAATAGTGTGGCTCATAAGCCTATGGATTTACATAGCGgaatgaatatttttttaaaaaatcttgaaATAACTTTTAGAAGAGACACTTCGAATTTTCGCCCAAGAGTCAATAAACCAAATTCGGCAAAAGATAGAACTCAAAAAGAAGagaacaaatattttttctaa
- a CDS encoding SUN domain-containing protein produces the protein MNRKDRLKITSTPDRKLKSKNIYQQQNVLNDYDITDNQIEFTDINNSASIGNDSLFTSPESLMRMAFNYFKVLLAYLKIILPYGIVTYFIMFHFYTKMNTPAFESDISELTREIDSLKQANATISISPVQVPINLCKIEHCTTVEVSESDLYKHGFLGFRKSASPYIIFSENTSPGECLAFLPKERTFTIKFSKNVKLDNFNIFHPETGNKKSALKNFQLLGFYENNFFEIGKFEYDITKENCQTFKFPEIITDRLVIKILDNHGHKSYTTIYKVYALGINN, from the coding sequence ATGAACAGAAAAGACAGATTGAAAATAACAAGTACACCAGATAGAAAACTAAAGAGTAAGAATATTTATCAACAACAAAATGTGCTTAATGACTATGATATAACTGACAATCAAATAGAGTTTACTGACATTAATAATTCTGCAAGTATAGGAAATGATTCGCTTTTTACATCACCAGAAAGTTTAATGAGGATGgcatttaattattttaaagttttattggcttatttaaaaataattcttcCCTATGGAATTGTGACgtattttataatgtttcatttttacaCTAAAATGAACACACCTGCTTTTGAGTCAGATATTTCTGAGTTAACCAGGGAAATCGACTCGCTTAAGCAAGCAAATGCCACCATTTCGATTTCCCCAGTTCAAGTgccaataaatttatgtaaaattGAACATTGTACAACAGTCGAAGTATCGGAATCTGATCTCTACAAACATGGTTTTTTAGGATTTAGAAAGAGCGCAAGTCCttacattatttttagtGAAAACACATCACCAGGTGAATGTTTGGCTTTTTTACCTAAAGAAAGAActtttactataaaattttcaaaaaatgtaaaattggacaattttaatattttccatCCAGAAACaggaaataaaaaaagcgctctaaaaaattttcaactTTTGggtttttatgaaaataatttttttgaaattggTAAATTTGAATATGACATTACTAAAGAAAATTGTCAGACATTCAAGTTTCCCGAGATTATTACAGACAGGctagttataaaaattttagacaATCATGGACATAAATCTTATACCACAATTTATAAAGTCTATGCACTtggaataaataattaa
- a CDS encoding zinc transporter → MVNKQQDSSCSHLTCSNNADFSKILKVSIIITIFMLIEFWGHYRTNSLSLLADSLHLFVDVMGFGVSLGALYWSKKGANSKMTFGYYRIEIIGSLLSISLIWVAVGYLICEAIHKLVHPKEIDGGMFFAIAVVGFFVNLISIYVLHYDEYSHHLKHKNLNIRAAYIHIIGDLIQSVGVIIAGIFTYFYPKYVIFDILCTISFSVIVLGSTIFVIRDGFYILAEGAPKDIVVDDIKTDILDIENIYKIIDIYVWAISTNRYATMITVLADDLLINDYEKLLQKIKAVLSAKYNIDVVNIQIETPMSHYGQNGFLVDGTCIDIQKSICYDQPLNN, encoded by the coding sequence atggttAACAAACAACAAGATTCTTCGTGTTCTCACTTAACATGTTCTAACAACGCCGActtttctaaaatactAAAAGTATCTATAATTATAACAATATTTATGTTAATAGAATTTTGGGGTCATTACAGAACTAATAGTCTATCCCTATTAGCCGATTCTTTACATTTATTTGTAGATGTAATGGGATTTGGTGTAAGTTTAGGAGCTCTGTATTGGTCTAAAAAAGGCGCCAATTCTAAGATGACATTTGGATATTACAGAATTGAGATTATTGGTTCTTTACTTTCTATTAGTTTAATATGGGTAGCAGTAGGTTATTTAATATGTGAAGCTATTCATAAATTAGTACATCCTAAAGAAATTGACGGCGGAATGTTTTTCGCTATAGCAGTAGTAGGTTTTTTTGTCAATCTAATTTCGATATACGTCTTACATTACGATGAATATTCGCATCacttaaaacataaaaatttgaacaTACGCGCTGCTTATATTCACATTATAGGAGACCTTATACAATCTGTTGGTGTTATTATAGCAGgtatttttacatatttttatcccAAATATgtaatatttgatattttgtGTACTATTTCGTTTTCTGTTATTGTTCTCGGTTCAACGATCTTTGTTATCAGAGATGGTTTCTACATTTTAGCAGAAGGTGCGCCTAAAGACATAGTAGTTGATGATATTAAAACTGATATATTagatatagaaaatatttataagataATAGATATTTATGTATGGGCGATTTCTACTAATAGATATGCCACCATGATTACTGTTTTAGCAGATGATTTGCTAATTAATGATTATGAGAAGTTATTACAGAAGATTAAAGCTGTACTCAGTgctaaatataatattgatgtggtaaatattcaaatcGAAACACCTATGTCTCATTATGGACAAAATGGGTTTTTAGTTGATGGAACGTGTATTGATATACAAAAATCTATTTGTTACGACCAACCATTAAACaattaa
- a CDS encoding syntaxin-like protein: MDEFLTNSKNFFSEVNKLKGYTLTFEHLGARKNNGYVDEKSEKKINSQMEAINNKFRKVSTDLKNNLENSTSELSSNNVENFEYKTKKIHVHSQTKALTSAINEFRDVQYRYKKEEEEKFKLQFSIAKPDANEKEINECISEDRGEAILASAFALGSNSAKGILDEAKKRKTNIQKIAKIIQELIEMLNILNNAIYAQHDVVDDIGQDLTTAHENTEAANVDLNAALDYQTRASRIKRILFGIVITIIIVAVVFVVVKLAFNTGYYPQGNEFHYFF; this comes from the coding sequence ATGGACGAATTTTTAACGAATtctaagaatttttttagtgaAGTAAATAAATTGAAAGGTTACACTTTAACTTTTGAACATCTGGGAgctagaaaaaataatgggTATGTAGATGAAAaatcagaaaaaaaaattaatagcCAAATGGAAgctattaataataaatttagaaaagtGTCAACCGacttaaaaaacaatttggAGAATAGCACGTCAGAATTATCAAGTAATAATGTAGAgaattttgaatataaaacaaaaaaaatacatgtACATTCTCAAACTAAAGCATTGACAAGTGCTATTAATGAATTTAGAGATGTACAGtatagatataaaaaagaagaagaagaaaaatttaaactacAATTTTCAATAGCGAAACCAGACGCGAATGAAAAAGAGATAAACGAATGTATTTCCGAAGATCGTGGTGAAGCCATTTTAGCGTCCGCATTTGCATTAGGAAGTAATTCAGCAAAAGGTATTTTAGATGAAGcgaaaaaaagaaagacTAATATTCAGAAAATAGCGAAAATTATACAAGAACTTATAGAAATGCTTAATATTCTGAATAATGCGATTTACGCTCAACATGACGTGGTGGATGACATTGGCCAAGATCTCACTACAGCTCATGAAAATACAGAAGCCGCCAACGTCGACTTGAATGCAGCACTCGATTACCAAACAAGAGCTTCtagaataaaaagaattctTTTTGGTATAGTAATAACTATAATAATCGTCGCAGTTGTCTTTGTCGTTGTTAAATTAGCATTCAATACTGGTTATTATCCACAAGGAAATgaatttcattattttttttag
- a CDS encoding dr1-associated corepressor, which translates to MTDNSKKLRSVFPAARLKKIMQSNEEVGKMGVSVPFITSKALEMFIEEIVKLTYKELESTKGNRITVEHIRKVIKDNPKYEFLSNVTSEQEM; encoded by the coding sequence ATGACAGACAactctaaaaaattaagatcTGTTTTCCCTGCAGCAAGACTTAAGAAAATCATGCAGTCAAATGAAGAAGTAGGGAAAATGGGTGTAAGTGTCCCATTTATAACAAGTAAAGCACTAGAAATGTTTATAGAAGAAATAGTAAAATTGACATataaagaattagaaaGTACTAAAGGGAATAGAATAACAGTGGAACATATAAGGAAAGTGATTAAAGATAATCCAAAATATGAATTCTTAAGTAATGTAACATCAGAACaagaaatgtaa
- a CDS encoding splicing factor 3B subunit 2, producing MNVSKDYAFIHKKTKKKLNKKDKKLLYRTTLFNSLKLSVPYPDLLEIEDIKSPDLIFYNKLKNLHNSVPVIKRWKYKHLFPLNYKKKDYTIPLSIINTGLELLRLNILEVKRNQSDKQKFMNKLFPKLGKASINPRRLYEAFGNFKPFVFPYGEPFDFTWEKEKKRFSPGMLTDELRLLLGMNEFSPPPWIFKMQKVGPPPSYPDLKIPGVNTNIPPGCQYGYEPNRWGKPQFIPEEKEEYIYNLETQYTSLCKKQEPKDELKGGAEQKLDELKGEDKQAEKEQIKNEEGKNEEEKQIKKEDEQIKNEIKKEEEKQIKRKDKKKNQKSKLRSKI from the coding sequence atgaatGTCTCAAAGGACTACGCCTTTATtcacaaaaaaacaaaaaaaaaattaaataaaaaagacaaaaagCTTTTATATCGTACTACTCTATTTAactctttaaaattatctgTTCCTTATCCCGATTTACTAGAAATCGAAGACATAAAATCTCcagatttaatattttacaataaattaaaaaatctgcATAATTCTGTGCCtgttataaaaagatggaaatataaacatttattccctctaaattataaaaagaaagattACACAATTCCCTTGTCAATAATAAACACAGGTCTAGAATTATTAAGACTTAACATTTTAGAAGTAAAAAGAAATCAAAGCGATAAGCAGAAATTTATGAACAAATTATTTCCTAAACTCGGGAAGGCGTCAATAAACCCTAGACGACTTTATGAGGCATTTGGAAATTTTAAGCCTTTTGTGTTTCCGTATGGGGAGCCATTTGATTTTACATGGGAAAAAGAGAAAAAGAGATTTAGTCCTGGAATGTTGACAGATGAATTGAGACTTCTGTTGGGGATGAATGAATTTTCCCCGCCGCCGtggatttttaaaatgcaGAAAGTTGGGCCTCCGCCTTCTTACCCGGATCTGAAGATACCAGGGGTGAATACAAATATCCCGCCTGGGTGTCAATATGGATATGAACCAAATAGATGGGGGAAGCCACAATTTATACCAGAAGAGAAAgaagaatatatatataatttagagACACAATACACATCACTATGTAAGAAACAAGAGCCCAAAGATGAACTCAAAGGCGGGGCGGAACAAAAGTTAGACGAGCTTAAAGGCGAAGATAAACAAGCTGAAAaagaacaaataaaaaacgaagaaggcaaaaatgaagaagaaaaacaaataaaaaaagaagatgaacaaataaaaaacgagatcaaaaaagaagaagaaaaacaaataaaaagaaaagacaaaaagaaaaatcaaaaatcgAAACTaagatcaaaaatataa